A single window of Undibacterium sp. 5I1 DNA harbors:
- a CDS encoding DUF3034 family protein → MGKLTATGGVSQLEGAGGGGITPWALITGYGSEDSYGVNAHITQVDTQDYRLKTYGVALGFADKLEVSLAKQEFTGSRAPLDHLNIQQDIVGIKLKLSGDAVTDQDTLLPQIALGVMFKRNNGVAGLGALGVTNVKQLGAVSDNGVDYYLSATKLYLAQSLLINATLRMSKANQMGLLGFGGDKNDQYKPLLEGSVVYLINRKWVAGMEYRMKSRNLGVDNEKDYADVFLAYFPTKNFSVTAAYAKLGDITVFNPTTQRGWYLSLQVGN, encoded by the coding sequence ATGGGCAAATTGACAGCGACTGGTGGCGTCAGCCAGCTAGAAGGTGCGGGCGGCGGTGGCATTACGCCGTGGGCGCTGATCACCGGTTATGGTAGTGAAGATAGCTATGGTGTCAACGCACATATCACGCAAGTGGACACCCAGGATTACCGCCTTAAAACGTACGGCGTCGCGCTGGGTTTTGCTGACAAACTGGAAGTGTCTTTAGCTAAACAAGAGTTCACCGGCAGCCGCGCCCCCTTGGATCATCTCAATATTCAACAAGATATTGTTGGTATTAAATTGAAATTGTCCGGTGATGCCGTGACCGATCAAGACACGCTGTTGCCGCAAATTGCGCTAGGTGTGATGTTCAAGCGCAATAACGGCGTGGCGGGTCTTGGGGCACTTGGCGTCACCAATGTAAAGCAGCTTGGCGCAGTCAGTGACAACGGCGTTGACTACTACCTGTCTGCGACAAAACTATATCTGGCACAAAGCCTGTTAATCAACGCCACACTGCGGATGAGCAAGGCAAACCAAATGGGCTTGCTCGGTTTTGGTGGTGATAAAAACGATCAATATAAACCCCTGCTAGAAGGCTCTGTGGTCTATCTGATCAACCGTAAATGGGTCGCAGGGATGGAGTACAGAATGAAGTCGCGCAACCTCGGTGTTGATAATGAAAAAGATTATGCCGACGTGTTTTTGGCTTATTTCCCGACCAAGAATTTTTCTGTCACTGCGGCCTATGCCAAATTGGGTGACATCACGGTGTTTAATCCCACCACGCAGCGCGGCTGGTATTTATCACTACAAGTTGGTAACTAG
- a CDS encoding GGDEF domain-containing protein: protein MEITGHRDHDLLNISVISALCELTRAEYARVLDITTVGKQTFVQSQITIKNGKVLEVADISAINLAGDLIAKYPNLEDGITKHQNLIEGLSEDGKRLIWLPIWTNEKVNTCLEIANPESYNENTSQVMEGILIVYRNFQNLLDYSERDSLTGLLNRKTFDDNFSKILRVSSQQKNTETEPEQDRRSVEPEKPHWLAVLDIDHFKRVNDQFGHLYGDEVLILIANLLRSSFRPTDRLFRFGGEEFVILLRATAQDDAHHIFDRFRENVEQYPFPQVGQVTVSVGFARIDPFEPAVAIMGRADQALYFAKSNGRNRTCYYDSLVDSGDLHAEKSNDTAEFF, encoded by the coding sequence GTGGAAATTACTGGTCATCGTGACCATGATCTCCTCAATATTTCTGTCATCTCGGCCTTGTGTGAATTGACACGCGCTGAGTATGCACGCGTGCTGGATATAACCACCGTAGGCAAGCAAACATTTGTACAGTCACAAATCACGATTAAAAATGGCAAAGTGCTGGAAGTCGCAGATATTAGCGCCATCAACTTAGCCGGTGATCTAATTGCCAAGTACCCCAACTTGGAAGACGGCATTACAAAACATCAGAATTTGATCGAAGGTTTGTCAGAAGATGGTAAGCGTTTAATATGGCTACCAATCTGGACTAACGAAAAGGTAAACACCTGTCTAGAAATCGCCAATCCTGAATCGTATAACGAAAATACTTCTCAAGTGATGGAAGGGATTTTGATCGTTTATCGTAACTTCCAAAACTTACTCGATTACAGTGAGAGAGACTCATTGACAGGTTTATTAAATCGTAAGACTTTTGACGATAATTTCTCCAAAATTTTGCGGGTTAGCTCTCAGCAAAAAAATACCGAAACAGAACCAGAGCAAGACCGCAGGTCCGTTGAACCCGAAAAGCCACATTGGTTAGCGGTTCTGGATATTGACCACTTCAAACGTGTTAATGATCAATTCGGTCACTTGTATGGCGATGAGGTATTGATTTTGATCGCCAATCTCTTACGCTCGTCTTTCCGTCCCACCGACAGATTGTTCCGTTTCGGTGGTGAGGAGTTTGTGATTTTATTGCGCGCTACGGCTCAAGACGATGCACACCATATTTTTGATCGCTTCCGCGAAAATGTGGAGCAATATCCATTTCCACAGGTAGGTCAAGTCACAGTGAGTGTGGGTTTTGCCCGCATTGATCCGTTTGAGCCTGCAGTTGCGATTATGGGTCGTGCAGATCAGGCGCTCTACTTTGCAAAGAGCAATGGCAGAAATCGTACTTGCTACTACGATAGTTTGGTCGACAGTGGCGACCTGCATGCCGAAAAATCGAACGATACTGCAGAGTTTTTCTAG
- a CDS encoding methylamine utilization protein produces the protein MRRHSVIRLLQASLFLSSFGLLSSVWSVTISASAVDKNGALMPDVVVYATPIGAPLPPVGKTETEVIAQRDLQFAPYVTPIRVGTQVKFPNYDKLEHHVKSFSPAKEFEIKTYDKGVTPPPVIFDKAGIVVVYCLLHNWMRAYVLVLDTPYFAKTDDSGVLKLENLPNGQYEIKAWHPNMGSIKPPLTQTVTINGQSTLLKFQFDFVPIARKPAKM, from the coding sequence ATGCGCCGTCATTCCGTCATCCGCTTACTACAAGCCAGTTTGTTCCTCAGCAGCTTTGGCCTGCTGTCCAGCGTATGGAGCGTCACCATCAGCGCCAGTGCGGTGGATAAAAATGGCGCCTTAATGCCAGATGTTGTGGTGTACGCGACGCCGATCGGCGCGCCCTTGCCGCCAGTTGGCAAAACCGAGACTGAGGTGATTGCCCAGCGCGATTTGCAGTTCGCGCCCTATGTCACACCGATACGTGTCGGCACGCAAGTCAAGTTCCCCAATTACGACAAGCTGGAACATCACGTTAAGTCTTTCTCGCCCGCCAAAGAGTTTGAAATCAAAACCTACGACAAAGGCGTGACGCCACCACCCGTGATTTTTGATAAAGCGGGCATTGTTGTGGTGTACTGCTTGCTACACAACTGGATGCGCGCCTATGTCTTGGTGCTCGACACACCTTATTTTGCCAAGACGGACGACAGCGGCGTATTGAAATTAGAAAATCTGCCCAATGGTCAATACGAGATCAAGGCCTGGCACCCGAATATGGGAAGTATCAAGCCGCCTTTGACGCAAACCGTCACCATCAATGGCCAATCAACACTGCTGAAGTTCCAGTTTGATTTTGTGCCTATCGCCAGAAAACCAGCAAAAATGTAA
- a CDS encoding methylamine utilization protein has product MLDNFKRSQLTTMAIGLLSCACMLPAHADHIIQVIDSAGKPVLDAVVYFDNGTIEKTKSAKVDIEQKDKKFIPLVTVVQTGTAISFPNNDTVRHQAYSFSPAKPFELKLYAGKPEAPITFDKPGTVVVGCNIHDQMLAYIQIVDTPYFAKTDASGKAKITTLPAGKYSLKTWYYQQMANSPISEQAVVIKDDNSALVVKLNYKVN; this is encoded by the coding sequence ATGCTTGATAACTTTAAACGTTCCCAACTTACCACAATGGCCATCGGTTTGTTGAGTTGTGCATGTATGCTACCTGCGCACGCTGATCACATTATTCAGGTGATTGATAGTGCTGGCAAACCTGTCCTTGATGCGGTCGTTTATTTTGATAATGGTACGATTGAAAAAACCAAGTCCGCCAAAGTTGATATCGAGCAAAAAGATAAAAAATTCATTCCGCTGGTGACGGTAGTGCAGACTGGGACAGCCATCAGCTTCCCCAATAATGACACGGTACGGCATCAAGCTTACTCATTTTCGCCAGCGAAGCCATTTGAATTAAAACTGTATGCAGGCAAGCCCGAAGCACCGATCACCTTTGACAAACCGGGGACCGTGGTAGTCGGCTGCAATATCCATGATCAGATGCTGGCGTATATCCAGATCGTCGATACGCCTTATTTCGCAAAAACAGATGCCAGCGGCAAAGCAAAAATTACTACCCTGCCTGCCGGGAAATATAGTTTAAAAACTTGGTACTATCAACAAATGGCAAATAGCCCAATAAGTGAGCAAGCCGTTGTAATCAAGGATGACAACTCTGCGCTTGTTGTCAAATTGAATTACAAAGTAAATTGA
- a CDS encoding group 1 truncated hemoglobin, translating to MQTRLSSKLVKAAVIFSFGISATIATFATSTAAFAQTTPDAVYQGLGGKEGINKIVADFLPIVLADDRIKDAFKETDMERLGLMLAEQFCALTGGPCKYSGKEMQEAHKGMNINNAQFNALAEDLQIAMEKNNIPSSVSNKLVAKLAPMQRPIVTK from the coding sequence ATGCAAACACGTCTCAGCTCCAAGCTCGTCAAAGCAGCTGTTATCTTCAGCTTTGGCATTAGCGCTACTATCGCTACTTTCGCCACTAGCACAGCGGCATTCGCCCAGACCACGCCCGACGCGGTGTACCAAGGCTTGGGTGGCAAAGAAGGCATCAATAAAATTGTGGCTGATTTTTTGCCGATAGTTTTAGCAGACGACCGCATCAAAGACGCATTCAAAGAAACTGATATGGAACGCCTAGGTTTAATGTTGGCAGAACAGTTTTGCGCACTGACTGGCGGCCCATGCAAATACAGCGGTAAAGAGATGCAAGAAGCGCACAAGGGGATGAATATCAATAATGCACAGTTCAACGCCTTGGCAGAAGACTTACAAATCGCAATGGAAAAAAATAACATCCCCTCTTCGGTTTCTAATAAGCTGGTAGCAAAACTGGCACCAATGCAACGCCCCATCGTCACCAAGTAA
- a CDS encoding putative bifunctional diguanylate cyclase/phosphodiesterase, producing the protein MRLHSLESRVVTLFIALTLMVQLAGFFVIQNTIYRNARASIQEELKRSEKIFNRLLDQNAQKLIQSGEVLAKDYAFREAIGTNDTKTIESALINHGERIGASFSMVIGLDRSVTAATSDVFASSFQQSILPLVIQAEQVGSSYRNAVVQGKSYQLVMVPIKAPVTLAWVLMAIPIDQRIVADMRELSGLQISLLTENHADGNKWMPDVSTLNAEQVAILATQIPKIQDTSQSIAELRIGDEEYSAHVLKLAENEKWVTVAVLQISLSEAIAPYKQLQRDLLILTILGVIIASIISVVTTKRITGPMRQLADTAKRLGAGDYTATIKVQRNDEIGDLARTFLVMRDGIANREKEIRRLAYWDILTNLPNRALFVSMLQDAITQARAKKTTCYILMMDLDRFKHVNDVMGHGFGDQLLTQVALRLTNELGQGTIKPARLGGDEFVVLLPDSTLLEAQELAAKILASLEKPISIEDQTVDLGAGIGIAGFPDNANDAESLLSRAEVAMYTAKRANSGAVTYVPAIDKSSQQSLSLLSELRTALEQQHFHLYVQPKVALDTGKVIAVEALIRWIHPERGFIFPDQFIPFAEHTGFIRQLTRWVLNDAARICSLWIAQGLNLKMSVNLSTRDLLDQDLPNKFADILERHHITPAAFCLEITESAIMDDPIRAQQTLEGLHAMGADLSIDDFGTGYSSLAYLKSLPVDELKIDKSFVLKMEKDIDDTKIVKSTIDLGHNMGLRVVAEGVENKEVMQLLKDMGCDQAQGYYISKPMPAEQMLTWMAQWDASQTQLDASIASS; encoded by the coding sequence ATGCGTTTGCATAGCTTGGAAAGCCGAGTTGTCACTCTGTTTATCGCCCTGACCCTGATGGTTCAACTCGCGGGTTTTTTTGTTATTCAAAATACGATCTATCGCAATGCGCGCGCCTCTATTCAGGAAGAACTGAAGCGGAGTGAAAAAATCTTCAATCGCTTACTAGATCAGAATGCACAAAAACTCATACAAAGTGGCGAGGTGCTCGCTAAAGATTATGCGTTTCGTGAGGCAATTGGTACCAACGATACTAAAACGATAGAGTCTGCCCTAATCAATCATGGTGAAAGGATCGGTGCCAGTTTTTCTATGGTAATAGGCCTGGACCGCAGCGTTACGGCAGCTACCAGCGATGTTTTTGCAAGTAGTTTTCAGCAATCAATTTTGCCTTTGGTGATACAGGCAGAACAAGTCGGTAGCTCTTACCGCAATGCCGTCGTCCAAGGTAAATCGTATCAATTAGTGATGGTGCCGATTAAGGCACCTGTCACTCTTGCCTGGGTCTTGATGGCAATCCCGATTGATCAGCGTATCGTCGCTGACATGCGTGAATTATCAGGCTTGCAGATATCCCTGCTAACTGAAAATCATGCTGACGGGAATAAATGGATGCCGGATGTTTCTACTCTCAATGCAGAACAAGTCGCCATACTCGCAACCCAGATTCCCAAAATTCAAGATACAAGCCAATCCATCGCGGAACTACGCATTGGCGATGAAGAATACAGCGCGCACGTCCTTAAATTAGCCGAAAACGAGAAGTGGGTTACGGTCGCCGTATTGCAGATATCTCTGAGCGAAGCCATTGCGCCATATAAACAACTACAACGAGATCTCCTGATACTCACCATACTTGGGGTCATCATCGCCAGTATTATTAGCGTTGTCACCACTAAGCGAATTACTGGACCTATGCGTCAGTTAGCGGATACTGCCAAACGGTTAGGCGCGGGTGACTATACTGCCACAATCAAAGTGCAACGCAATGATGAAATCGGCGATCTGGCGCGGACTTTTCTGGTCATGCGTGATGGGATTGCCAACCGCGAAAAAGAAATCCGGCGCTTAGCGTATTGGGACATTTTGACCAATCTGCCAAACCGGGCACTGTTCGTGAGCATGTTGCAAGATGCGATTACACAGGCAAGGGCAAAAAAAACTACCTGTTATATTTTGATGATGGATTTGGATCGGTTTAAACATGTCAACGATGTGATGGGACATGGTTTTGGCGACCAATTACTGACGCAGGTTGCCCTCAGGCTGACTAATGAGTTAGGACAAGGCACCATCAAACCTGCTCGCCTGGGTGGTGATGAGTTCGTCGTCCTGTTACCCGACTCCACTTTGCTGGAAGCACAAGAGCTGGCTGCAAAAATTTTAGCATCCTTAGAAAAACCAATTTCGATCGAAGATCAAACCGTTGATCTGGGTGCGGGGATTGGTATTGCCGGCTTCCCAGACAATGCCAATGATGCCGAATCCCTGTTAAGCCGCGCAGAAGTGGCGATGTATACAGCCAAGCGTGCCAACAGCGGCGCAGTAACCTATGTACCAGCCATCGACAAATCCAGCCAGCAAAGTTTGTCCTTGTTGAGCGAATTACGCACGGCGCTGGAACAGCAGCATTTCCACTTATATGTACAGCCGAAAGTCGCATTAGATACCGGTAAAGTAATCGCCGTCGAGGCATTAATCCGCTGGATACATCCAGAACGTGGCTTTATTTTCCCCGATCAATTTATCCCATTTGCAGAGCATACCGGCTTTATTCGCCAGTTAACTCGCTGGGTGCTGAATGACGCCGCCCGTATTTGTAGCCTTTGGATAGCGCAAGGTCTCAACCTGAAAATGTCAGTCAACCTATCTACCCGCGATTTACTGGATCAGGATTTGCCGAACAAGTTTGCCGATATCTTGGAGCGGCACCACATCACGCCTGCTGCGTTTTGTCTGGAAATTACCGAGAGTGCGATTATGGATGACCCGATCCGGGCGCAACAGACTTTAGAGGGTTTGCATGCGATGGGCGCTGATTTGTCGATTGATGATTTCGGTACTGGCTACTCCTCACTTGCGTATTTAAAAAGCTTGCCGGTAGATGAATTAAAGATCGATAAATCCTTCGTTCTGAAAATGGAGAAAGATATTGATGACACTAAAATTGTCAAATCAACCATTGATCTTGGCCACAACATGGGCTTGCGGGTGGTGGCAGAGGGGGTAGAAAATAAAGAAGTCATGCAACTGCTCAAGGACATGGGCTGTGATCAGGCGCAAGGCTATTACATCAGCAAACCCATGCCAGCCGAGCAGATGCTCACTTGGATGGCGCAGTGGGATGCGAGCCAGACGCAACTGGACGCCAGTATTGCAAGTAGTTGA
- a CDS encoding DUF3034 family protein: MRPDMGKLTATGGVSQLEGAGGGGLTPWALITGYGTRDSYGANVHYTQVKTQDYGLKTYGVAVGIADRVELSLAKQEFTGSLAPLNSLNIQQDILGIKVKVAGDAVYDQDSWMPQIAVGAMIKRNNGIGGLGALGVTNVKQLGAKDDRGVDYYASATKVFLEQSLLLNGALRMTKANQMGILGFGGDKEDKYKPMLEGSAAYLITRKLALGAEYRMKPRNLSVDNEKDYYDVFLAYFPTKNVSITAAYATLGDITVFNPTNQRGFYLSLQAGF, from the coding sequence ATGCGACCCGACATGGGCAAACTGACCGCAACCGGCGGCGTTAGCCAGCTAGAGGGCGCAGGTGGCGGCGGTCTGACGCCTTGGGCATTAATCACAGGTTATGGCACACGCGACAGCTATGGTGCGAATGTGCATTACACCCAAGTTAAAACCCAAGATTACGGACTCAAAACCTATGGCGTAGCCGTTGGTATCGCAGACCGGGTCGAATTGTCCCTGGCTAAGCAAGAATTTACCGGCAGCCTGGCACCACTCAACTCGCTCAATATCCAGCAAGATATTCTTGGCATCAAAGTCAAAGTCGCAGGTGACGCTGTGTATGACCAAGATAGCTGGATGCCACAAATTGCCGTCGGCGCGATGATCAAACGTAATAACGGCATCGGCGGCCTTGGCGCGTTGGGCGTCACCAATGTCAAGCAACTCGGTGCCAAAGATGATCGTGGTGTGGATTACTACGCTTCAGCCACTAAAGTGTTTTTGGAACAAAGCCTGCTGCTGAACGGCGCCTTGCGGATGACCAAAGCCAACCAAATGGGTATTCTCGGTTTTGGCGGTGATAAAGAAGACAAGTACAAGCCTATGCTAGAAGGCTCTGCTGCTTATTTAATCACCCGCAAATTAGCCTTGGGGGCAGAGTACCGGATGAAGCCACGTAACCTCAGCGTCGATAACGAAAAAGATTACTACGACGTGTTTCTGGCTTATTTCCCGACTAAAAATGTGTCGATCACTGCGGCCTATGCCACTTTGGGCGATATCACCGTATTTAATCCGACCAATCAGCGTGGCTTCTATTTGTCGCTGCAAGCCGGATTTTAA
- the ettA gene encoding energy-dependent translational throttle protein EttA — translation MANYVYTMNRVGKIVPPKRQILKDISLSFFPGAKIGVLGLNGSGKSSLLKIMAGIDKDIQGEAVPMPNLNIGYLPQEPQLDPEQTVREAVESALGEVFEAKAKLEQVYAAYAEPDADFDALANEQARLEAIISTSSGDNVELQLEMAADALRLPPWDAKIAVLSGGEKRRVALCKLLLSKPDMLLLDEPTNHLDAESVDWLEQFLLRFPGTVVAITHDRYFLDNAAEWILELDRGAGIPWKGNYSSWLDQKQTRLKQEEATESARQRALQKELEWSRQNPKARQAKSKARLARFNEMSEHEYQKRNETQEIFIPVAERLGNEVIEFKNVSKAFGDRLLIDNLSFKIPPGAIVGIIGPNGAGKSTLFKMIKGLEQPDSGEVVLGQTAKISLVDQSREDLGNTKTVFEDVAGGADILTVGRFEMPSRAYLGRFNFKGGDQQKIVGNLSGGERGRLHLAKTLLQGGNVLLLDEPSNDLDVETLRALEDALLEFAGSVMVISHDRWFLDRIATHILAFEGNSQVSFFDGNYQEYEADKKKRLGEEGAKPKRIRYKPLSV, via the coding sequence ATGGCAAATTACGTCTACACCATGAACCGCGTCGGCAAGATCGTGCCGCCTAAGCGCCAGATTCTTAAAGATATCTCGCTCTCGTTTTTCCCTGGCGCCAAGATCGGCGTCTTGGGTCTGAACGGCTCCGGAAAATCCTCACTGCTTAAAATTATGGCGGGCATTGATAAGGACATCCAGGGCGAAGCCGTGCCGATGCCAAATCTGAACATTGGCTATTTACCGCAAGAACCCCAGCTTGACCCAGAGCAAACTGTGCGCGAAGCAGTCGAATCCGCGCTTGGCGAAGTATTCGAGGCCAAGGCTAAGTTAGAGCAAGTGTATGCCGCCTATGCCGAGCCAGATGCCGACTTCGATGCCCTCGCCAATGAGCAAGCACGCCTAGAAGCCATCATCTCCACTTCTAGCGGCGACAATGTTGAACTGCAATTAGAAATGGCCGCCGACGCATTACGCCTGCCGCCATGGGATGCCAAGATAGCGGTGTTGTCCGGCGGTGAAAAACGTCGTGTCGCACTGTGCAAATTATTGCTATCCAAACCCGACATGCTCTTGCTCGATGAGCCAACCAACCATCTGGATGCAGAATCAGTCGATTGGCTGGAGCAATTTTTATTGCGTTTCCCTGGCACAGTGGTGGCAATTACCCATGATCGCTACTTTTTGGATAATGCCGCTGAGTGGATTCTGGAACTGGATCGCGGCGCAGGTATTCCATGGAAGGGTAATTACTCCTCTTGGTTGGACCAAAAGCAAACCCGCTTAAAGCAAGAAGAAGCGACCGAATCTGCCCGCCAACGTGCTTTGCAAAAAGAGCTGGAATGGTCACGCCAAAATCCTAAAGCACGTCAAGCCAAGAGCAAGGCACGTCTGGCGCGCTTCAATGAAATGAGCGAGCACGAGTACCAAAAACGTAACGAGACTCAAGAGATTTTTATCCCGGTCGCAGAGCGTCTGGGTAACGAAGTCATCGAATTTAAAAATGTCTCCAAAGCCTTTGGTGATCGTCTGCTGATCGACAACCTCAGCTTTAAGATTCCACCTGGCGCGATTGTCGGCATCATCGGCCCTAACGGTGCTGGTAAATCGACGCTGTTTAAAATGATTAAAGGTTTAGAGCAACCGGATAGTGGCGAAGTGGTACTGGGGCAGACCGCCAAAATCTCGCTGGTCGATCAGTCCCGCGAAGATCTGGGCAACACCAAAACTGTGTTTGAAGACGTCGCTGGCGGTGCGGACATTTTGACAGTCGGTCGTTTTGAAATGCCATCCCGCGCTTATCTCGGACGCTTCAACTTTAAAGGTGGCGACCAGCAAAAAATCGTCGGCAATTTGTCGGGCGGTGAACGCGGTCGTCTGCATCTGGCCAAGACGCTGCTGCAAGGCGGTAATGTTTTGCTGCTGGATGAACCGTCCAATGATCTGGACGTAGAAACGCTGCGCGCGCTGGAAGATGCCTTGCTAGAATTTGCTGGCAGCGTCATGGTGATCTCGCATGACCGCTGGTTTCTGGATCGCATTGCGACGCATATTCTAGCGTTTGAAGGCAATTCGCAAGTCAGCTTCTTTGACGGTAATTACCAGGAATACGAAGCTGATAAAAAGAAACGTCTTGGTGAAGAAGGTGCCAAGCCAAAACGGATACGTTACAAACCTTTGTCGGTGTAA
- a CDS encoding diguanylate cyclase, giving the protein MSRSSLRRELVIPITILVIGVAAAIGWVSTKAGTAAVNTLTQRILTDMVNRISGATERHLDSALVALDAIAPDPKHAPTLQNFSDDLSLLESKLWTASGLFMDVNNYVYYGGQDGRMVGVFRIKPDFVEVYWHEPGARQRQVYQATTPGDRSVLLRTDQYDPRLRPWYRAAIASDKPVWTQIYNDFTSAEPTVTLAKPVFQTDHTLMGVVATDVTLKVLSDFLRTLEISKNSVAYIIDSDGYIVATSGDELAVKRPNPRDAPQRLRASEMKTPLISEIYNRSYAWQRKILQGDKSVSSTQAFTLATGTVDVAVAALGDKQGLNWLTVVAVPRSDFMSSVNQGFFESLLIAVACIIFALTIGLTIIDRVIRDIRKLTSAAEKFGEGQPLPNLDIRLNDEIGILAQTFIDMEKKLRFDKLTQVANRESLFAQISYLQKIAKDNPHGQHVFTILFVDLDRFKFINDNYGHDAGDAALVIIAARLRATIRESDVVARYGGDEFVLLLKDTKSSVDIHSMVEKISTLVKMPIALDDVMVSVGVSIGWSCFPEDGDDYVRLIKIADSRMYNHKRDRKSHQMDQM; this is encoded by the coding sequence ATGAGTCGTTCGTCCCTACGTCGTGAATTAGTTATCCCCATTACTATATTAGTAATAGGGGTTGCTGCCGCCATTGGCTGGGTATCGACGAAGGCGGGTACTGCTGCAGTCAACACACTGACCCAGCGCATTTTGACCGATATGGTTAATCGCATCAGCGGCGCGACGGAACGACATTTAGACAGCGCGTTAGTGGCGCTTGATGCCATAGCACCAGATCCTAAGCATGCGCCGACATTACAAAACTTCTCGGATGATCTGAGTTTGCTGGAATCTAAATTGTGGACTGCCAGCGGTCTGTTTATGGACGTAAATAATTACGTCTATTACGGCGGTCAGGATGGCCGCATGGTCGGTGTGTTCCGGATCAAGCCTGATTTCGTAGAGGTGTATTGGCATGAGCCCGGCGCACGCCAACGTCAGGTTTATCAGGCGACAACGCCGGGCGACCGGTCGGTATTATTGCGGACAGATCAATACGATCCGCGGTTGCGCCCTTGGTATCGGGCAGCGATCGCGTCCGATAAGCCGGTGTGGACGCAAATTTATAACGACTTCACTTCTGCAGAACCGACTGTGACTCTGGCCAAGCCTGTGTTTCAGACCGACCATACTTTAATGGGTGTAGTCGCAACCGATGTGACCTTAAAAGTACTATCAGATTTTTTACGGACTTTAGAAATCAGTAAAAACAGTGTCGCCTACATCATCGATAGCGATGGTTATATCGTTGCCACATCTGGCGATGAGCTGGCTGTCAAACGCCCGAATCCGAGAGACGCCCCTCAACGCTTGCGTGCATCAGAAATGAAGACTCCTTTAATTAGCGAAATTTATAATCGCAGTTATGCGTGGCAAAGAAAAATTTTGCAAGGTGATAAGTCTGTCTCGTCAACCCAGGCGTTCACTTTGGCGACCGGTACGGTAGACGTCGCAGTCGCTGCCTTAGGTGATAAACAGGGTTTGAACTGGTTGACGGTGGTTGCGGTACCGCGCTCCGATTTTATGAGTAGCGTCAACCAAGGTTTTTTTGAGAGTTTGTTAATTGCTGTGGCCTGCATTATTTTTGCACTGACGATAGGTCTGACCATTATTGACCGGGTCATACGTGACATCCGAAAACTTACTAGTGCGGCAGAAAAATTTGGCGAAGGGCAGCCTTTGCCCAATCTGGATATCCGCCTCAATGATGAAATTGGTATTCTTGCGCAAACATTTATTGATATGGAAAAGAAGCTTCGTTTTGATAAATTGACGCAAGTCGCTAACCGGGAATCCCTATTCGCACAAATTAGTTACCTACAAAAAATTGCAAAAGATAATCCTCATGGGCAGCATGTGTTCACGATCTTATTTGTCGATCTGGACAGGTTTAAATTTATTAATGACAACTATGGACATGATGCAGGTGACGCCGCTTTAGTCATCATTGCCGCCCGTTTGAGAGCGACTATTCGCGAGTCCGACGTTGTGGCGCGCTATGGTGGCGACGAATTTGTACTACTGCTCAAAGATACCAAAAGCTCTGTCGATATCCACAGTATGGTAGAGAAAATTTCGACCTTGGTAAAGATGCCGATTGCGCTGGACGATGTGATGGTCAGCGTAGGTGTATCAATAGGCTGGTCTTGCTTCCCAGAAGATGGCGACGATTATGTGAGACTGATCAAGATTGCCGATAGCCGTATGTACAACCATAAACGAGATCGTAAATCGCATCAAATGGATCAGATGTGA
- a CDS encoding group 1 truncated hemoglobin: MNARPVLKISAVKLLKALLFVVPMFAANSDIYAESATQTDALYQGLGSEAGIGNIVDDLIPLVLADPRIKESFKETNMKRLAKLLKEQFCVLSGGPCTYSGDSMKVSHDKLGITGAQFNALAEDLQIAMEQQHIPSSVQNKLIAKLAPMKRDIVEPKK; encoded by the coding sequence ATGAACGCGCGACCAGTTTTAAAAATCTCGGCTGTAAAACTCTTGAAAGCACTGCTGTTCGTCGTGCCCATGTTTGCAGCAAATTCAGACATCTACGCAGAGTCCGCAACACAGACCGATGCGCTTTATCAAGGCTTGGGTAGTGAGGCCGGCATTGGCAATATTGTTGATGATTTGATTCCATTAGTACTGGCAGATCCACGTATCAAAGAGTCGTTCAAAGAAACCAACATGAAGCGCCTGGCCAAGCTATTAAAAGAACAATTTTGCGTTCTCAGCGGTGGCCCTTGCACTTACTCTGGCGACAGCATGAAGGTGTCACACGACAAGCTCGGCATCACTGGTGCTCAGTTCAACGCCCTGGCAGAAGATTTGCAAATCGCGATGGAGCAACAGCATATTCCTTCATCGGTACAGAACAAACTGATTGCCAAACTTGCGCCGATGAAGCGTGACATCGTTGAACCGAAAAAATAG